A window from Vanessa cardui chromosome 21, ilVanCard2.1, whole genome shotgun sequence encodes these proteins:
- the LOC124539024 gene encoding transcription initiation factor TFIID subunit 12, whose amino-acid sequence MSNNSMGQASNMPTIGAINTQGIQFVNNPLQSPQLQNTSIQGSPSQHSPMGTQAQVSGKVNQTGGGDQTTQLLSRPRLQELVREVDPTVQLDEEVEEMLLQLADDFIDTTLNAACSLAKHRHAPTVELKDVQLHLERQWNMWIPGFGNDELRPYKRAAVTEAHKQRMALIRKTIKKY is encoded by the exons atgtccaATAATTCTATGGGTCAGGCATCTAACATGCCAACAATAGGTGCAATAAATACTCAAGGGATACAATTCGTCAACAATCCGCTTCAGAGCCCACAACTACAAAATACTTCGATACAAGGATCACCTTCACAGCACAGTCCAATGGGTACACAGGCGCAAGTAAGCGGGAAAGTAAATCAAACAGGTGGAGGCGATCAAACAACTCAG CTTCTCAGTAGACCTCGACTACAGGAGTTAGTAAGAGAGGTGGACCCCACTGTTCAATTAGATGAAGAGGTTGAAGAGATGCTCCTTCAGTTGGCCGATGACTTTATTGATACTACCCTAAATGCGGCATGTTCACTTGCAAAACACAGACATGCTCCAACTGTGGAGCTAAAAGATGTACAATTACATTTAG aGCGACAATGGAACATGTGGATTCCTGGTTTTGGAAACGACGAACTGCGACCATACAAACGGGCAGCAGTCACTGAAGCGCATAAACAAAGAATGGCTCTTATcagaaaaactattaaaaagtaCTAA